A single genomic interval of Microbacterium sp. BLY harbors:
- a CDS encoding MauE/DoxX family redox-associated membrane protein gives MSTPRTIGRIFLGASLVFAGVSHLTFARREFQAQVPESLPLDPDTTVLASGVAEVALGSALLFDHRRRRTVGTVAALFFAAVFPGNVAQWMHHRDGFGLDTDMKRFVRLFFQPALIALALWSTRAPRR, from the coding sequence ATGTCGACTCCCCGCACCATCGGCCGGATCTTCCTCGGCGCCTCGCTCGTGTTCGCCGGCGTCTCGCACCTCACGTTCGCCCGCAGGGAGTTCCAGGCGCAGGTGCCGGAGTCGCTGCCGCTCGATCCGGACACCACGGTGCTCGCGTCCGGTGTCGCCGAGGTCGCGCTCGGCTCCGCCCTGCTCTTCGACCATCGCCGCCGTCGCACGGTCGGCACCGTCGCCGCCCTCTTCTTCGCCGCGGTCTTCCCCGGCAACGTGGCGCAGTGGATGCATCATCGCGACGGCTTCGGCCTCGACACCGACATGAAGCGCTTCGTGCGGCTGTTCTTCCAGCCGGCGTTGATCGCGCTGGCCCTGTGGTCGACGCGCGCCCCGCGCCGCTGA